The following are from one region of the Entelurus aequoreus isolate RoL-2023_Sb linkage group LG17, RoL_Eaeq_v1.1, whole genome shotgun sequence genome:
- the LOC133632071 gene encoding gastrula zinc finger protein XlCGF57.1-like: MDGVTELANKRLLNRISAGEKKTKYEDVQQLIGHPEGGSSTLKQETPQPPCIKKEEEELCITQEGECLLGPQEADLTKLPLTVVSVKTEEDEEKPQVDNLLAPLSDSEPEDEVEEPLSSDTDCEGDMRTHTDIKHSEPSKKKRDVQQLIGHPEVLPPQSGGSSTLKHETPNPPHIKKEEEELWITQEEADLTKLPLTVVSVKTEDDEEKPQVDNLLAPLSDSDTEDDVEEPLSSDTDCEGDMRTHTDNKHSECSTKKKSKTGLSCSVCAESFTKGSLLTQHMRTHTGKKKFYCADCGKIFVSRQCLTRHMRTHTGLKPYNCLVCGKSFTRNTYMTQHMRTHTGEKPFNCSICGKRFSRNSYLTPHMRTHTGEKPFNCSVCGKKFSINNRLTEHMRTHTGEKTFSCSVCGKIFVSRQGLTRHLMTHSGLKPFNCSVCGKGFSRNSYLTQHMRLHTGEKTFNCSICGKGFSFKSNLTEHMKKHSKERTFSCSVCGKRFHRNSDAVKHIRTHKRK, translated from the exons agaatcagcgccggAGAGAAAAAGACGAAATATGAAG ATGTtcagcagctgattggtcatccagaaggggggagctccactttgaagcaggagactccacaaccaccctgcattaaaaaggaagaggaggaactctgcatcactcaggagggagagtgtcttctaggaccacaggaggctgatctcaccaagttgccactgactgttgtctctgtgaagactgaagaagatgaagagaaaccacaagtagacaacctcttagctccactatcagatagtgagcctgaagacgaggttgaagaacctttgagcagcgatacagactgtgaaggtgatatgaggactcacacggACATCAAACACTCTGAACCCTCtaaaaagaagagag acgtccagcagctgattggtcatccaGAAGTACTTCCCCCTCAgtcaggggggagctccactttgaaacATGAGACTCCGAATCCaccccacattaaaaaggaagaggaggaactctggatcacACAAGAGgaagctgatctcaccaagttaccactgactgttgtctctgtgaagactgaagatgatgaagagaaaccacaagtagacaacctcttagctccactatcagatagtgacacTGAAGATGatgttgaagaacctttgagcagcgatacagactgtgaaggtgatatgaggactcacactgacaacaaacactctgaatgctctacaaagaagaaaAGCAAAACaggtttgagctgctcagtttgtgctgaaaGTTTTACTAAAGGGAGTctcttgactcaacacatgagaacgcacacagggaaaaaaaaattttattgcgCAGATTGCGGTAAAATCTTTGTTTCCAGACAATGTTTAACacggcacatgagaacacacactggactcAAACCATATaattgtttagtttgtggtaaaagctttactAGAAACACCTacatgactcaacacatgagaacacacacaggggaGAAACCATTTAACTGTTCAATTTGCGGTAAAAGATTTTCTCGAAACAGCTACTTGACtccacacatgagaacgcacacaggcgagaaaccatttaactgttcagtttgtggtaaaaagtTTTCTATTAATAAccgtttgactgaacacatgcgaacgcacacaggagaaaaaacatttagttgctcagtttgtggtaaaatctTTGTTTCCAGACAAGGTTTGACTCGACACCTAATGACGCACAGTGGActgaaaccatttaattgttcagtttgcggcAAAGGATTTTCTCGAAATAgctatttgactcaacacatgagattacacacaggagaaaaaactttTAACTGTTCGATTTGTGGTAAAGGCTTTTCTTTCAAGAgcaatttgactgaacacatgaaaaAACACAGCAAAGAAAggacatttagttgttcagtctgCGGCAAAAGATTCCATCGTAATtcagacgcagtaaaacacataaggACACACAAgagaaaataa